A window from Enterocloster bolteae encodes these proteins:
- a CDS encoding cyclophilin-like fold protein, translating to MRLYKKKLFAGLVLAAMFVSSAYSAGNLQPEEAARSEHTAETTMETSEIATTEESRAITMNVQIGSSTFTATLEDNTAVDSFVRMMQTAPVVIQMNDYSGFEKVGSIGTSLPASNSQTTTQSGDIVLYNGNQIVIFYGSNSWSYTRLGKIDDLSGWTEALGSGDVTVTFSLE from the coding sequence ATGAGACTATATAAGAAGAAGCTGTTTGCGGGATTGGTGTTGGCTGCCATGTTTGTATCGTCAGCCTATAGTGCCGGAAATCTACAGCCGGAAGAAGCAGCCAGGAGTGAACATACAGCTGAAACAACAATGGAGACGTCAGAAATAGCGACGACGGAGGAGAGCAGAGCAATAACGATGAATGTACAGATAGGCAGCAGTACATTTACAGCAACGCTGGAGGATAATACGGCAGTGGATTCTTTTGTCAGGATGATGCAGACTGCTCCTGTAGTAATCCAGATGAATGATTATTCCGGATTTGAAAAGGTAGGCTCGATTGGAACCAGTCTGCCGGCCAGTAACAGTCAAACCACGACGCAGTCAGGGGATATTGTTTTATATAACGGAAATCAGATCGTAATATTTTATGGTTCTAATTCCTGGAGCTATACGAGGCTGGGCAAAATAGATGATTTATCCGGATGGACGGAAGCGCTTGGAAGCGGTGATGTGACAGTAACATTTTCTTTGGAATAG
- a CDS encoding LysE family translocator — protein MLENYLLKGLVIGVVFGVPAGVVGILSIQRVLTQGAFAGFLTGIGSSAADIFYACVGVFGLTFISDILLKHQSTICMVGCLMVVAIGVRTIKKKESHSFASAAENNKEEHPGHIFSCFLSSFVIAITNPATILSFMVVFSMFRIGGNESVGENVQLICGIFAGTCIWWLAIAVIVSLYRKKVTDDVYFILNRIFGALMILFGIVIGVRGCLNG, from the coding sequence ATGCTGGAGAATTATTTATTAAAAGGTTTGGTAATCGGGGTTGTATTCGGGGTACCCGCCGGGGTCGTGGGTATATTATCCATACAGCGGGTGCTGACCCAAGGTGCATTTGCAGGTTTTTTGACCGGGATTGGTTCCTCTGCAGCAGACATCTTTTACGCATGTGTGGGGGTGTTTGGGCTTACCTTCATCTCGGATATTTTGCTGAAACATCAGAGCACTATATGCATGGTTGGCTGTCTGATGGTGGTTGCCATTGGAGTCCGTACAATCAAGAAAAAGGAGAGTCATTCCTTCGCCAGTGCGGCAGAGAACAATAAGGAGGAACATCCCGGACATATTTTCTCCTGCTTCCTGTCCTCCTTTGTGATTGCGATTACCAATCCCGCAACGATTTTATCTTTTATGGTAGTATTTTCCATGTTCAGGATTGGCGGTAATGAATCTGTGGGAGAGAATGTCCAACTGATATGTGGTATCTTTGCAGGTACCTGTATCTGGTGGCTTGCAATCGCGGTGATTGTTAGCCTGTATCGGAAAAAGGTTACGGACGATGTTTATTTCATATTGAATCGGATTTTCGGGGCTCTGATGATTTTATTTGGCATCGTGATAGGTGTCAGAGGATGTCTGAACGGTTAA
- a CDS encoding C45 family autoproteolytic acyltransferase/hydolase: MKKGVRILLIVLMLLISGAAYLYFRIRAGVDSAVNVQKLEDGFYYMEYRDDYGFDRFLEQGGAASDLDVAKFVGKALFKGFLYPRFLGGSFGCSTLSARNPKGGVMYGRNFDWMECTSMVVKSKPERGYASVSTVNLDFLNLGTEYDPEKTVSKIISAAALYAPMDGINEEGLCVAVLMIDDSAVTEQDTGKPDLTTTTAVRLLLDKAASVDEAVQLLGQYDMHSSAGMMLHLALSDKSGRSVAVEYVNNEMSVVETPVVTNFYLTQGDKYGIGTEQSHTRYEMLLERLSEQPAMDMENMKDAMSSVSKNNFGEFASTEWTIVYSQDSGEIRYYHREDYDNYYSFSVE; the protein is encoded by the coding sequence ATGAAAAAGGGTGTACGAATCCTGCTGATTGTGTTAATGCTGCTGATTTCGGGTGCCGCTTATCTTTATTTCCGAATCAGGGCTGGCGTTGATTCGGCTGTCAATGTACAGAAACTGGAAGACGGTTTCTATTATATGGAATACAGGGACGATTATGGGTTCGACCGCTTTCTGGAACAGGGTGGAGCAGCTTCCGATCTGGATGTGGCAAAGTTTGTCGGTAAGGCTCTGTTCAAAGGATTTCTATATCCCCGTTTTTTAGGAGGCAGCTTCGGATGCAGTACTCTGTCGGCCAGAAATCCGAAGGGCGGTGTGATGTATGGCAGGAACTTTGATTGGATGGAATGCACCTCCATGGTTGTCAAGTCAAAACCGGAGAGAGGATATGCTTCGGTTTCTACTGTAAATCTGGATTTTCTGAATCTGGGTACGGAATACGATCCGGAAAAAACCGTATCTAAAATCATATCGGCCGCAGCCCTGTATGCCCCAATGGATGGGATTAACGAAGAAGGTCTCTGTGTAGCCGTGCTGATGATTGATGACTCAGCGGTTACGGAGCAGGATACCGGAAAGCCGGACCTTACAACCACAACCGCTGTCAGGCTGCTTCTGGACAAAGCCGCCAGTGTGGACGAGGCGGTTCAGTTATTGGGACAGTATGATATGCATTCCTCCGCAGGCATGATGCTTCATTTGGCTCTGTCAGATAAAAGCGGTCGTTCGGTGGCAGTGGAATATGTGAACAACGAGATGTCGGTGGTTGAAACTCCTGTGGTGACAAATTTTTACCTGACCCAGGGAGATAAATATGGGATTGGGACAGAACAGTCTCATACACGATATGAAATGTTACTGGAACGTTTGTCAGAACAGCCGGCCATGGATATGGAGAACATGAAAGACGCGATGAGCAGTGTCAGTAAAAATAATTTCGGAGAATTTGCGTCAACTGAATGGACCATAGTATATAGCCAGGACAGCGGAGAAATCCGGTATTATCACAGGGAAGACTATGATAACTATTATTCGTTTTCAGTGGAGTAA
- a CDS encoding sensor histidine kinase, with product MTIRQKIKLSNVMMALIPIMLTAIIVAVCLQTSLGSYWYTLETMYQDENGIQSAQSLIYTYQQELWENNWGQGVHREAGTEIRKSDKMNHLENKLSRMGYHFLITKNGNEIYSNISEEEMRAAESVAGTAMESAKTLTASYHDVSVVKHTFYHGEKAVCILAVHTGETDQEVISYLQNYILNYIVGFISAFLVLTVCVNGILSCWISKSVLVPLQKLSRGTKEIKEGNLDTSIDYTKEDEFGEVCRDFDEMRAYLKESVEQRLKDEQRKKDLIIGISHDHRTPLTSISGYLDGLMDGIANTPEKRQRYLSAIKTRAKDLSRLVDSLSEYNRLDSSSFHYHLEPADLKRFIGQYLISYEEEARQNKVEFKLTSEGGEFPVLLDKEEMKRVLDNLFTNTIHYRRHPHSNVVISLRRVERSTVVEFIFSDDGPGVPEESLDRLFESFYRVDGARSNSGEGSGIGLAVVKEIISGHRGIVHAENHGGLAIIIHLPMTEEK from the coding sequence ATGACAATCAGACAGAAAATCAAATTATCTAATGTAATGATGGCGCTTATTCCGATTATGCTGACGGCCATTATTGTTGCAGTATGTTTACAGACTTCGCTGGGCAGTTACTGGTATACGCTGGAGACCATGTATCAGGATGAGAATGGGATTCAGTCGGCCCAGAGCCTTATTTACACCTATCAACAGGAACTGTGGGAGAATAACTGGGGACAGGGGGTTCATAGAGAGGCCGGGACGGAAATCAGGAAAAGTGACAAAATGAACCATCTGGAAAATAAACTTTCCAGAATGGGGTATCATTTTCTGATTACCAAAAATGGAAATGAGATTTATTCCAATATTTCGGAGGAGGAGATGAGGGCGGCGGAATCTGTAGCAGGTACAGCCATGGAATCGGCTAAGACCCTGACAGCAAGCTACCATGATGTGTCCGTGGTGAAGCATACATTTTACCATGGGGAGAAGGCTGTGTGCATTTTGGCGGTCCATACTGGGGAAACCGACCAGGAAGTTATCTCCTATCTGCAGAACTATATCCTGAACTATATCGTGGGCTTTATCAGCGCATTTCTGGTCCTGACTGTTTGTGTCAATGGAATCCTTTCCTGCTGGATATCTAAGAGCGTTCTGGTTCCTTTGCAGAAACTGAGCCGCGGCACAAAGGAAATCAAGGAGGGGAATTTAGATACCAGCATTGATTATACGAAAGAGGATGAATTCGGCGAGGTATGCCGGGACTTTGATGAGATGAGAGCCTATTTAAAGGAGTCAGTGGAGCAGCGGCTGAAGGATGAACAGCGGAAAAAGGACCTGATTATTGGTATTTCCCATGACCATAGGACCCCGCTCACGTCCATCAGCGGGTATCTGGACGGGCTGATGGATGGGATTGCCAATACCCCGGAAAAAAGGCAGCGGTATCTGTCCGCCATCAAAACAAGGGCAAAGGATTTATCTCGCCTGGTAGACAGTCTTTCCGAATATAACCGGCTGGACAGCAGCAGCTTCCATTACCATTTGGAACCGGCAGATTTAAAAAGGTTTATAGGGCAATACCTGATTTCTTATGAGGAGGAGGCCAGACAAAATAAGGTGGAATTTAAACTCACAAGTGAAGGGGGAGAATTCCCGGTCCTTCTTGATAAAGAGGAGATGAAACGCGTGCTGGACAACCTGTTTACCAATACCATACACTACCGCAGGCATCCCCATTCAAATGTGGTGATATCCCTAAGGCGTGTGGAACGCAGTACAGTGGTGGAGTTCATCTTTTCCGACGATGGGCCGGGGGTGCCGGAAGAAAGCCTGGACCGCCTGTTTGAGAGCTTTTACCGGGTGGATGGGGCCAGGAGTAATTCTGGGGAAGGCAGCGGAATCGGACTGGCTGTTGTAAAGGAGATCATATCAGGCCACAGAGGAATCGTCCATGCGGAAAATCATGGAGGCCTTGCGATTATTATACATCTGCCAATGACAGAGGAGAAATAG
- a CDS encoding response regulator transcription factor, whose translation MNKVLIVEDDELIAELERDYLEAGGFEVELIFDGNEGLNRAMAGGWDALILDVMLPGKSGFEVCREVRKSLHLPVIMVTAKKEDVDKIRGLGLGADDYLVKPFSPAELVARVKSHIQIHERLLEHREQQKEDAIIVKNLAIRPKERRVYLNGEEMNLANKEFEVLLFLAENPNIVFSKDTLFDRIWGMDSVGNTATVTVHINRLREKLEKNADSSPFIETVWGAGYRFKVE comes from the coding sequence ATGAATAAAGTATTGATAGTAGAAGATGACGAGTTGATTGCAGAACTGGAACGGGATTATCTGGAGGCCGGCGGTTTTGAAGTAGAGCTTATTTTTGATGGAAATGAGGGGCTTAACCGGGCAATGGCCGGCGGCTGGGATGCCCTGATTCTGGATGTGATGCTGCCGGGTAAAAGTGGGTTTGAGGTGTGCCGGGAGGTAAGGAAATCCTTGCATTTGCCGGTTATCATGGTCACAGCCAAAAAAGAGGATGTAGACAAAATACGGGGACTTGGCCTGGGGGCGGACGATTATCTGGTAAAGCCTTTCAGTCCTGCGGAATTGGTAGCCAGGGTAAAATCCCATATCCAGATTCACGAGAGACTGCTGGAGCACCGGGAGCAGCAAAAGGAGGACGCAATTATCGTGAAGAATCTCGCCATCCGTCCTAAGGAAAGAAGGGTATACTTGAATGGCGAGGAAATGAACCTGGCCAATAAGGAATTTGAAGTGCTTCTTTTCCTGGCTGAGAATCCCAATATTGTTTTCTCAAAAGATACATTGTTTGACCGGATTTGGGGCATGGACTCGGTAGGAAATACGGCGACTGTGACAGTACATATAAACCGTTTGAGAGAGAAACTGGAGAAGAATGCCGATTCCTCACCGTTTATTGAGACGGTCTGGGGAGCCGGATACCGGTTTAAGGTGGAGTGA
- a CDS encoding LysR family transcriptional regulator: MDIRVLRYFMAVTREESISGAAESLHMTQPTLSRQLMDLENEIGKKLLIRGNRRITLTEEGMLLRKRAAEILDLVDKTEAELTAPDEAIGGDIYIGGGETDAMRLIARIATDLQKSCPDIRYHLYSGNADDVMERLDKGLLDFGILIEPADMKKYDYIRLPATDTWGLLMPKDCLLAAHDFIRPEDIWELPLISSRQTTVSNEFSGWLKKDYDKLNIVATYNLVYNASLMVEEGLGYALCLDKLVNTSEGSRLCFRPLKPKMDAHLDIVWKKYQVFSGAADRFLKNVQDAFHSSI, from the coding sequence TTGGATATTCGTGTTTTAAGATACTTTATGGCTGTCACCAGGGAAGAAAGCATATCAGGGGCCGCGGAGTCCCTCCATATGACACAGCCAACGCTGTCAAGGCAGCTCATGGACTTAGAGAATGAGATCGGAAAAAAACTGTTGATCCGCGGAAACCGCAGAATCACATTGACAGAGGAAGGGATGCTCCTCCGCAAACGGGCGGCGGAAATACTCGATCTGGTAGATAAGACAGAAGCGGAACTTACGGCGCCGGATGAGGCCATTGGCGGAGACATTTACATTGGAGGCGGAGAGACAGATGCCATGCGTCTGATTGCCAGGATCGCCACGGATTTACAAAAGAGCTGTCCTGATATCCGCTACCACTTATACAGCGGAAACGCGGATGATGTGATGGAACGGCTGGACAAGGGGCTTCTGGACTTTGGAATCCTCATCGAACCAGCAGATATGAAAAAGTATGATTATATCCGCCTTCCTGCCACCGATACCTGGGGGCTATTAATGCCCAAGGACTGCCTTCTGGCCGCCCACGATTTCATCCGGCCGGAGGATATCTGGGAGCTGCCTCTTATATCCTCCCGACAGACTACGGTCAGCAATGAATTTTCAGGCTGGCTGAAAAAAGATTATGATAAGCTGAATATCGTAGCCACCTATAATCTGGTATACAATGCCTCCCTTATGGTGGAGGAGGGACTGGGATACGCCCTGTGTCTGGACAAGCTGGTGAACACCTCAGAAGGCAGCCGCCTGTGTTTCCGGCCGTTGAAACCAAAGATGGACGCCCATCTTGACATTGTCTGGAAAAAATACCAGGTATTTTCCGGAGCAGCGGACCGTTTTCTTAAAAATGTGCAGGACGCTTTTCATAGCAGTATCTAA